From Alteromonas australica, one genomic window encodes:
- a CDS encoding fibronectin type III domain-containing protein, translating into MTLTRLLVLALMSISLVGCSGGEDDSQSPEPIASIPETPEPETPEPEIPEPETPEPETPEPETPEPETPEPETPEPETPEPETPEPETPEPETPEPETPEPETPEPETPEPETPEPPPPTILTGVFENVTGIGYRTSSGLTGVTTEVGEFSYEEGDTITFYHESVTLGQLSARPTISSFEFSNPLLVNHFLATLDSDGNPTNGITVSSQDLQSSQYFQTVYQSSDTTEVNLDTLDEDSSTYWKLVAARFSAGSGINELDVLYQQAHITSLTSIGLFSRYMQYLNGDYSINTSRFSDVIGIAQTHKSNINHRIERYVYSSMFMQLRAGLSVKFSENIEGFDIAQSGWKAHVEDQLKYAEGLKLALKGLIDKESIMGMALKELVSITIESGADKVQSGLPDGGKTAVDYLADNLIDCINKTAFPSKDSLDEKLRACALDMLGNSAEHLSDQLALIILESDPVVSAIVDDMGQLASDLTTIYNDCKITKGKVIDCAFSVSSVAYKNVASLVGSGYYMTQLSRASKQYVVLDTAYALLELQSHLPLRGILAYLDIEAAYYAMPAEQRLSFLLQEAHLAFHEDTHYADSLSNKQLTAAVTAYTTLRQQFDTEISKLKSASQLQRFYVYDNDNNVTGVSLEAIDLYASRLLTAEIESVAFTPNSEGSEGVLSVCLNLQNSGLHPISVQLTTIDVIGLDNTAFVTNIDSHTNLLAKNSVNNKQACYSAEVKADKLTIVEKPFLVKANVNYQVQGFGQSKHLVVYDGFDGQRVRDSLGKQDLIIAETRFHEGDIYVKAHFGIGGDTVDDYDDYQVTWEAENATVAVLDNRSAKITPEGVYTSVTATALHMDSNTLFAQRTQTLIAREPANATLNVVVERYSMPSNSVLFIEPIVTGGISPYFYTWGSADNVDIEDNFDGIVKVTSREVDALTQLTLPLTVTDSSNNSVTIDVEIDVLAARRNLVSFDYRADKPVNGSAIAFTESYDKQWRLVNLSGRSLENIEFVLDPLSTHSALSDTHAIQPVSTWPANETLDIHLPLYNGEGNDGTMHTAKWFIQANGAPVYYSNGVKAWIDYKLYSDENEGVDIDLPENVAPGESFSLTVETAYPATAVLVEHPEFNVIPLRSSHGNTVWQTDVAITSRGEHALTVTLLSHSDTYEVQHAVSIEVGDKRPSILKALSLNHESDGIRVTWKEASGEVSTYEIYRSTEEGSKGSKIADSNSVTFLDKSVVNGSTYYYIVSACNEHGCSDTEQSSMARATAPVLDGGVNLGTTDTSITASWREATGEVSYYACTVLLPVAPKVHKYTVEHRAAMKIPMWRWVPLTTTPHRHVMTTVAPTQTNTILKLRAKRLCSMAG; encoded by the coding sequence ATGACGTTGACCCGTTTGTTAGTGTTAGCCCTTATGAGTATTTCGTTGGTAGGTTGTTCTGGAGGCGAAGACGATAGTCAGTCTCCTGAGCCTATAGCGTCCATACCTGAAACGCCAGAACCCGAAACGCCAGAGCCTGAAATCCCAGAACCCGAAACCCCAGAACCCGAAACCCCAGAACCCGAAACCCCAGAACCCGAAACCCCAGAACCCGAAACCCCAGAGCCTGAAACCCCAGAGCCTGAAACCCCAGAGCCTGAAACCCCAGAGCCTGAAACGCCAGAACCTGAAACCCCAGAACCTGAAACCCCAGAACCTGAAACCCCAGAACCTGAAACCCCAGAGCCTCCTCCTCCAACAATACTTACTGGGGTCTTTGAAAATGTTACTGGAATAGGCTATCGAACCTCAAGTGGGTTAACCGGTGTCACGACTGAAGTGGGCGAGTTCAGCTATGAAGAAGGTGACACCATCACTTTTTATCATGAATCAGTAACATTAGGGCAACTTAGCGCTAGACCCACCATTTCTTCTTTTGAGTTTTCTAATCCGCTGCTTGTGAATCATTTTCTCGCGACGCTCGATAGCGATGGTAATCCCACTAATGGTATTACTGTGTCATCACAAGACTTGCAGAGCTCTCAATATTTCCAAACTGTCTATCAAAGCAGTGATACTACCGAAGTTAATCTCGATACTTTGGATGAAGACTCCAGTACCTATTGGAAACTCGTCGCTGCGCGCTTTAGCGCAGGAAGCGGTATCAACGAACTAGATGTCCTTTATCAGCAAGCACATATTACCAGCCTAACGAGCATAGGGTTATTTTCTCGTTATATGCAATATCTCAACGGCGACTATAGCATTAACACAAGCCGTTTTTCAGACGTCATTGGTATTGCTCAAACGCACAAGAGCAATATTAATCATCGGATAGAGCGCTATGTTTACTCCAGTATGTTTATGCAACTGCGCGCGGGATTATCGGTGAAGTTTTCTGAAAACATAGAAGGTTTTGATATCGCACAAAGCGGTTGGAAGGCGCATGTCGAGGATCAGCTGAAATATGCGGAAGGGCTAAAGTTAGCGCTAAAAGGCTTGATCGACAAAGAGAGTATTATGGGTATGGCACTAAAAGAGTTAGTTTCCATTACCATTGAATCGGGTGCCGATAAAGTACAATCAGGCCTTCCAGATGGAGGAAAAACAGCTGTCGATTACCTAGCGGATAACCTTATAGATTGTATTAATAAAACCGCCTTTCCGAGCAAAGATAGCCTCGATGAAAAACTGAGAGCATGTGCGTTAGATATGCTGGGAAATAGTGCAGAGCATCTGTCGGATCAACTTGCACTTATTATCCTTGAGTCAGATCCTGTAGTGAGCGCAATTGTCGATGACATGGGTCAGCTCGCGAGCGACCTTACTACCATTTATAACGACTGTAAGATCACCAAAGGTAAGGTTATCGACTGTGCGTTTTCTGTAAGTAGTGTGGCATATAAAAACGTGGCTTCTCTTGTGGGCAGTGGCTACTACATGACGCAGTTAAGTCGAGCGAGTAAGCAGTATGTGGTACTCGATACCGCTTATGCTCTATTAGAGTTGCAAAGCCATCTACCCTTGAGAGGAATACTCGCTTACCTTGATATTGAGGCGGCGTACTATGCTATGCCTGCAGAGCAACGATTGTCTTTTCTACTTCAGGAGGCACATTTAGCCTTCCATGAAGATACCCATTACGCTGATTCACTCTCAAACAAACAATTAACGGCAGCGGTAACGGCTTACACCACATTAAGGCAACAGTTTGATACAGAAATTAGCAAGCTAAAATCGGCCAGTCAGTTGCAACGGTTTTACGTATACGACAATGATAATAATGTCACTGGTGTGAGTCTTGAGGCTATTGATCTTTATGCGTCTAGGCTACTGACTGCGGAAATAGAATCCGTTGCATTTACGCCAAATTCAGAAGGCAGTGAAGGTGTGCTTTCGGTATGTTTAAACCTTCAAAATAGTGGGCTACACCCTATATCCGTGCAACTCACTACTATTGATGTGATTGGTCTAGATAACACTGCCTTTGTCACTAACATTGACTCCCATACTAATTTGTTAGCCAAAAACAGTGTGAACAATAAACAGGCATGTTATAGCGCAGAAGTTAAGGCTGATAAGCTTACGATTGTTGAAAAGCCGTTTCTGGTTAAGGCCAATGTGAACTACCAAGTACAAGGGTTTGGGCAGTCAAAGCATCTAGTCGTATATGACGGTTTTGACGGACAGAGGGTGAGAGACTCTCTGGGTAAGCAGGATCTGATCATTGCGGAAACCCGTTTTCATGAAGGAGATATATACGTAAAAGCGCATTTCGGCATAGGGGGAGATACAGTTGATGATTACGATGACTATCAGGTGACGTGGGAAGCAGAAAATGCCACGGTAGCAGTACTCGATAATCGTTCAGCCAAAATCACGCCTGAGGGCGTCTATACTTCGGTTACAGCCACCGCGTTGCACATGGATAGCAACACGTTATTTGCACAACGCACACAAACTCTTATCGCCCGCGAGCCGGCAAATGCGACCCTAAATGTTGTGGTTGAACGTTACAGTATGCCGTCAAACTCAGTGCTATTTATTGAGCCAATTGTTACCGGTGGTATAAGCCCTTACTTTTATACATGGGGAAGTGCAGATAATGTTGATATAGAAGATAATTTTGATGGGATAGTAAAGGTAACCAGTCGTGAAGTGGACGCACTTACCCAACTTACATTACCGTTAACTGTAACCGATAGCAGCAATAATTCCGTTACTATTGATGTAGAAATAGACGTGCTTGCGGCAAGGCGTAACTTAGTTTCGTTTGATTATCGCGCTGATAAGCCAGTTAACGGTTCGGCTATTGCCTTCACCGAAAGCTACGACAAGCAGTGGCGTTTGGTCAATCTTTCGGGAAGAAGCTTAGAGAACATTGAATTCGTTCTCGACCCGCTTTCTACACACAGCGCCCTTTCTGATACCCACGCCATCCAACCAGTGTCAACGTGGCCAGCGAATGAAACATTAGACATTCACTTGCCACTTTACAACGGCGAAGGGAATGATGGGACGATGCACACCGCTAAGTGGTTTATTCAGGCTAATGGTGCCCCAGTTTATTATTCTAATGGCGTAAAAGCATGGATTGACTACAAGTTGTATAGCGATGAAAACGAGGGTGTTGACATCGATTTGCCAGAAAACGTTGCGCCTGGCGAAAGCTTTTCGTTGACGGTAGAGACGGCTTATCCGGCTACCGCTGTATTAGTAGAACACCCGGAGTTTAATGTCATTCCACTGCGCTCATCGCATGGTAACACCGTGTGGCAAACCGACGTGGCGATTACTTCAAGGGGAGAGCATGCGCTTACTGTTACCCTGTTAAGTCACTCAGATACCTACGAGGTGCAGCATGCCGTTTCTATCGAAGTGGGTGATAAACGCCCCAGTATATTGAAGGCACTTTCACTAAATCACGAAAGCGATGGCATTCGAGTGACATGGAAAGAAGCGTCAGGCGAGGTAAGCACCTATGAAATTTATCGCTCCACCGAGGAAGGCAGCAAAGGGAGCAAAATTGCCGATAGTAATAGTGTGACGTTTCTAGATAAATCGGTAGTTAACGGCAGTACTTATTATTACATAGTATCTGCATGCAATGAGCACGGTTGCAGTGATACAGAACAGTCATCGATGGCGCGTGCTACTGCGCCTGTGCTCGATGGCGGGGTAAACTTAGGCACCACTGACACAAGTATTACAGCAAGCTGGCGCGAGGCCACGGGCGAAGTGAGCTATTACGCCTGTACCGTTCTACTGCCAGTGGCACCAAAGGTTCACAAGTATACAGTGGAGCATCGCGCAGCTATGAAGATACCGATGTGGCGGTGGGTACCACTTACTACTACACCGCATCGGCATGTAATGACTACGGTTGCGCCGACTCAGACCAACACTATATTGAAATTAAGGGCCAAGCGCCTGTGCTCGATGGCGGGGTAA
- a CDS encoding class II glutamine amidotransferase, which produces MCELLGMSANTPTDLCFSFTGLTRRGGETGPHKDGWGMAFYEGKGVRLFHDPEPCATSKIAEFVSHLPIKSRTAICHIRQANVGNINLANTHPFTREMWGKYWVFAHNGQLPNFVPQEGMYEAVGDTDSEAMFCDLMNQVRQRLPRDAMPQQLADALVAIAKSYAEQGVFNCLLSNGDWLFSFCSTKMASITRRAPFGPACLSDVEVEIDFAAETTPNDVVSIIATAPLTHDEQWDIYERGEWKLWQQGEVIASGKVDVPEHKQEEAMSAPDPSLHDGNAESNTN; this is translated from the coding sequence GTGTGTGAATTACTTGGCATGAGCGCCAATACACCAACTGATTTATGTTTTAGCTTTACTGGCTTAACCCGTCGTGGTGGCGAAACAGGCCCGCATAAAGACGGCTGGGGAATGGCTTTTTACGAAGGTAAAGGGGTTCGTTTATTCCACGATCCTGAACCCTGTGCAACCTCTAAAATTGCAGAGTTTGTTTCTCACCTACCCATTAAAAGTAGAACGGCGATATGTCATATTCGCCAAGCCAATGTGGGCAATATTAACCTTGCTAATACGCACCCATTTACCCGTGAAATGTGGGGCAAGTATTGGGTGTTTGCCCACAATGGGCAGCTGCCTAATTTTGTTCCACAAGAAGGCATGTACGAGGCCGTTGGTGATACCGACAGCGAAGCCATGTTCTGCGACTTAATGAATCAGGTGCGTCAGCGTTTACCCCGGGATGCCATGCCGCAACAATTGGCCGATGCGTTAGTGGCCATTGCTAAAAGTTACGCAGAGCAGGGTGTATTCAATTGCTTATTAAGCAATGGCGACTGGTTGTTTTCATTTTGTAGCACCAAAATGGCGAGCATTACCCGCCGTGCCCCATTTGGCCCAGCCTGCCTGAGCGACGTGGAAGTAGAAATAGATTTTGCCGCTGAGACCACACCCAACGATGTGGTGAGTATCATTGCCACTGCGCCACTTACCCATGACGAACAATGGGATATTTACGAGCGTGGTGAATGGAAGCTATGGCAGCAAGGCGAGGTAATTGCCAGCGGTAAAGTGGATGTTCCCGAACATAAACAAGAGGAAGCAATGAGTGCTCCCGACCCTTCACTTCACGATGGTAATGCAGAATCTAACACTAACTAG
- a CDS encoding PepSY-associated TM helix domain-containing protein — MKLENYKNYQNIHIWTGILSGLLLYICFVAGAFTMFKAPLNTWALHQEHTLPPIAETQYDTLIKKVLQAHPEASAQLSVYLPNAMPKHAPVQWVIEDEDTHQHTYWQASLDNDGALISRSTSLSEIGDFLDHLHRTAGIPGGDEHDAVGIYVMGIVCVLYFVAIVSGLVIFLPTWVKDLFALRKNKKGKRFWVDFHNILGISALPFHIIIAVTTFVFAYHDILYGGLQTAVYQDKPMFNRPAPIEADRGIENLLSISVLEDKITATEPDFKLTELNFSGLGTPRARLIMGGELVGEIIRGPYYAYWVTDPYTASAGYTAMLPSVSGIPGKVVNSFFTLHFGGFGGSFIHWIYFAMGLSGCLLFLSGNIIWIESRRKKMSTSQAVKQPASVRILARLTVGVCAGTFIGIGLSVIAAKQASYSQNDIQFYQHLAYYVGFIFAVVYSFCVTPIRAAIHSLYLLVLLALGCIAISCVYWQTSLSHTIDAGVSIVATCLAVLFAICARRLVKKQPHIPYDGVWQ, encoded by the coding sequence ATGAAATTAGAAAACTACAAAAATTACCAAAACATCCATATTTGGACTGGGATTTTATCTGGCTTACTGCTTTATATTTGCTTTGTTGCTGGTGCCTTTACCATGTTCAAAGCGCCGTTGAATACGTGGGCACTTCATCAAGAGCACACGCTTCCCCCGATTGCTGAAACGCAATACGACACCCTAATAAAAAAGGTACTGCAAGCGCATCCGGAAGCCTCAGCGCAATTGTCGGTTTACTTGCCCAATGCCATGCCAAAGCACGCACCGGTGCAATGGGTTATTGAAGATGAAGACACCCACCAGCATACCTATTGGCAAGCATCGTTAGATAACGACGGGGCACTCATCAGTCGTAGTACCTCGCTAAGCGAAATAGGCGACTTTCTTGACCACTTACACCGAACCGCAGGTATTCCGGGCGGCGATGAGCATGACGCTGTAGGAATCTATGTCATGGGTATTGTTTGCGTATTGTATTTTGTCGCCATTGTGTCAGGCTTGGTCATTTTTCTCCCTACCTGGGTTAAAGATTTGTTTGCATTACGTAAGAATAAAAAAGGCAAACGCTTCTGGGTAGACTTCCACAATATATTGGGCATTTCTGCCTTGCCCTTTCATATTATCATTGCCGTTACCACCTTTGTTTTCGCTTATCACGATATATTGTATGGGGGCCTGCAAACTGCGGTGTATCAAGACAAGCCCATGTTTAACCGACCGGCGCCTATCGAGGCAGACAGAGGCATTGAGAATTTGCTCTCAATATCTGTGCTAGAAGATAAGATCACCGCCACAGAGCCTGATTTTAAGTTAACCGAACTTAACTTTTCCGGGTTAGGCACCCCACGCGCACGGTTGATTATGGGTGGAGAGCTTGTAGGAGAAATTATACGGGGACCCTATTATGCCTACTGGGTGACCGACCCCTACACTGCCTCAGCGGGATACACTGCTATGCTTCCTTCAGTTTCAGGCATACCTGGCAAAGTGGTAAACAGTTTCTTTACGCTGCATTTTGGCGGTTTTGGTGGAAGCTTTATTCATTGGATTTATTTTGCGATGGGACTAAGCGGATGCTTATTGTTTTTAAGTGGAAACATTATTTGGATAGAGTCTCGCCGTAAGAAAATGTCCACGAGTCAGGCAGTCAAACAGCCTGCCTCTGTACGCATTTTAGCGCGATTGACCGTAGGCGTGTGCGCGGGTACATTTATCGGCATTGGCCTGTCGGTTATAGCCGCCAAACAAGCCTCCTACTCCCAAAATGACATTCAGTTTTATCAGCATCTAGCCTACTACGTAGGGTTTATCTTTGCGGTGGTTTACAGTTTTTGCGTCACGCCTATTCGTGCCGCCATCCATAGCTTATACCTCTTGGTTTTACTTGCACTTGGCTGCATTGCCATAAGCTGCGTGTATTGGCAAACCAGCCTTTCCCATACCATAGACGCAGGGGTAAGCATCGTTGCCACGTGTTTAGCAGTGTTGTTTGCAATTTGTGCACGCCGGTTAGTGAAAAAACAGCCACACATTCCCTATGATGGTGTATGGCAGTAA
- a CDS encoding DUF917 domain-containing protein, with the protein MKQLSLADMQDLLLGCTILGTGGGGEMSEGLALLEDVYHKGLPVTLVSLQEAPDDAMVCTPYLLGALDLSEKRHPKYQRLPQSEAPAICAAYSRLEQHLNTTFYGTLCCEMGGSNTAVAFYTAALNGGVVIDADPAGRAVPEITHSTYYLNNLPAAPIVAANTFDEVFIVEHVKDDLRAEQLMRALCQESANDIACIDHAMKVKDIKHAVIEGTLSKAWKLGVTARQAQQKGRDVASSIALMGNGFVSFRGDIEHFSFDTQAGFTVGDVKISGTGKFAHHCYTLAVKNENLVAYFDGELDVTIPDLICVIDTETGLPVTNPHYHKGQSVAVIILPAPTEFTTPRGLSVFGPAYAGIDAPYRPASPRNVN; encoded by the coding sequence ATGAAACAGCTGTCATTGGCCGATATGCAGGATTTATTGCTTGGTTGTACCATTTTAGGCACAGGCGGGGGCGGAGAAATGAGCGAAGGTCTCGCGTTGTTAGAAGACGTTTATCATAAAGGCTTGCCGGTTACACTAGTCAGTTTGCAGGAGGCCCCTGACGACGCCATGGTATGTACCCCGTATTTACTGGGTGCGTTAGATTTAAGCGAAAAGCGACATCCAAAGTACCAACGATTGCCGCAAAGTGAAGCGCCTGCTATTTGTGCGGCTTATTCTCGTTTAGAACAGCATTTAAACACCACATTTTATGGCACCCTTTGCTGTGAAATGGGCGGTTCGAATACGGCTGTCGCTTTTTATACTGCCGCGCTAAATGGCGGCGTGGTGATTGATGCTGATCCCGCGGGGCGTGCAGTGCCTGAAATCACCCATTCTACATACTATCTCAACAACCTACCTGCAGCGCCTATTGTGGCTGCAAACACCTTCGATGAAGTCTTCATTGTTGAACATGTAAAAGATGACTTACGTGCCGAGCAACTTATGCGAGCCTTATGTCAGGAAAGTGCGAACGATATTGCTTGTATCGACCATGCCATGAAGGTAAAAGATATCAAGCACGCCGTCATTGAGGGCACCTTGAGCAAAGCATGGAAACTAGGTGTTACCGCAAGACAAGCGCAACAAAAGGGACGGGATGTAGCCTCAAGCATAGCGCTAATGGGGAACGGTTTTGTGAGTTTCCGTGGCGATATCGAGCATTTTTCTTTTGATACGCAAGCTGGCTTTACGGTGGGGGACGTGAAAATATCAGGCACAGGCAAGTTTGCCCACCACTGTTATACCCTTGCGGTCAAAAATGAAAACCTTGTGGCCTATTTCGACGGTGAACTAGACGTTACCATTCCGGACTTAATTTGTGTTATCGATACTGAAACTGGGCTACCTGTTACTAACCCTCATTATCATAAGGGGCAATCGGTGGCGGTGATTATTTTACCAGCGCCTACAGAATTCACTACGCCACGTGGTTTGTCGGTATTCGGGCCAGCCTATGCCGGTATTGATGCGCCATACCGGCCGGCAAGCCCTCGCAACGTAAACTAG
- a CDS encoding purine-cytosine permease family protein, with product MTKESMQHKNDYALEPVPDSEQTHGWAVGMVNGSLAFAVPGLITGIEIGQALGFYKSVAAFLVGGLILALLGSCTAIVGRSNRFTSYLTLKFVFGIWGAKIVSFCFVLSLLGWYGVNLDLFAYATNALLTDYMNITLNNTAIEWGGSVVIVMTTLYGFHRIERLAAYLVPVMAIVTALLLAKSVIAMEHLTAPVPSMSFGTAVSAVVGSFIVSIVLMPDLTRFCRKKHDAVIASFLPFFVLSSFVYIAASLAANVFLTADILTLMVKVGLGLAALLLLLCSSWLTNVLNLYSAALGTAAVGNSTKQHVLIIGLGILGVVASSLNLLDNFSDFLFSLSILFTPVAAIYCADFFILRRSALYCQEEPIPSFNVVALLAWGLGVAFSIYSGYITFTITPIHAIDALVVSFLSYLVLAKVHTRLFVPKESI from the coding sequence GTGACAAAAGAATCTATGCAGCATAAAAACGATTACGCATTGGAGCCCGTGCCTGACAGCGAACAAACCCATGGTTGGGCGGTAGGGATGGTGAACGGGTCACTGGCCTTCGCCGTTCCGGGGTTAATAACCGGCATTGAGATAGGCCAAGCGCTAGGTTTTTACAAGAGCGTCGCTGCCTTTTTAGTGGGCGGGCTCATATTAGCCCTACTAGGCAGCTGTACTGCCATCGTTGGGCGTAGCAATCGATTTACCTCGTACCTAACGCTGAAATTCGTCTTCGGTATATGGGGCGCAAAAATAGTGTCCTTTTGTTTCGTGTTGTCGCTACTGGGTTGGTATGGCGTCAATCTCGACCTCTTCGCATACGCCACCAATGCGCTTTTAACGGATTACATGAATATAACGCTCAACAATACCGCTATTGAATGGGGCGGAAGCGTTGTCATCGTTATGACGACCCTATATGGCTTCCACCGTATAGAACGCCTAGCGGCATATCTGGTTCCCGTAATGGCAATAGTGACAGCGCTCTTACTCGCTAAAAGCGTTATTGCCATGGAGCATTTAACCGCGCCGGTGCCTTCAATGAGCTTCGGTACCGCGGTTTCGGCGGTGGTGGGTAGTTTCATTGTGTCTATTGTTCTCATGCCTGACTTAACGCGTTTTTGTCGTAAAAAGCATGATGCGGTTATTGCATCTTTCCTTCCGTTTTTTGTGTTAAGTAGCTTTGTGTACATCGCTGCATCCTTGGCTGCTAATGTGTTCTTAACCGCAGATATATTAACTCTTATGGTAAAGGTGGGTCTGGGGTTAGCCGCGTTGCTTTTATTGCTTTGCTCCAGCTGGCTAACCAATGTGCTTAACCTATACAGTGCGGCTTTAGGCACCGCCGCGGTGGGGAATTCCACCAAGCAGCATGTGCTAATAATAGGGTTGGGGATATTAGGTGTTGTGGCATCATCCCTGAACCTGCTGGATAACTTCTCCGACTTTTTGTTCTCCCTATCTATTCTTTTTACCCCTGTAGCGGCCATATATTGTGCTGACTTTTTTATACTTAGGCGGTCTGCCTTGTATTGCCAAGAAGAACCCATTCCTTCGTTCAATGTTGTTGCCTTGCTTGCCTGGGGGCTGGGCGTGGCATTTAGCATATACAGTGGCTATATCACATTTACCATTACCCCCATTCATGCCATCGATGCCTTAGTGGTGTCTTTTTTAAGTTATCTCGTGTTAGCGAAAGTTCACACCCGCTTGTTTGTTCCTAAGGAGTCAATATGA
- a CDS encoding Lrp/AsnC family transcriptional regulator, protein MKKIIRLDSYNKKILAILHLQADLTNVELAGRVNLSPSACFQRVKALKEAGYFRTFHADVNLEAMCEHIFAYVDFTLHDNSAVSKRQFLAAINAIPQFMDCMQVTGNVDYVSFSCFADIAALNKACDSLSEQGALGIKRIETRIILAREKFFLGYPLAHLKWLEQAEIDS, encoded by the coding sequence ATGAAGAAGATTATTCGCCTTGATAGCTACAATAAGAAGATATTGGCCATTTTGCATTTGCAAGCCGACTTAACGAACGTGGAACTCGCGGGGCGCGTAAATTTGTCTCCTAGTGCTTGTTTTCAACGAGTAAAAGCATTGAAAGAGGCAGGATACTTTCGCACGTTTCATGCCGACGTAAACTTAGAGGCCATGTGCGAACACATATTTGCCTATGTAGATTTTACCCTGCACGACAACAGCGCGGTCAGCAAGCGGCAATTTTTAGCAGCCATTAATGCGATTCCACAATTTATGGACTGCATGCAAGTTACCGGTAACGTAGACTACGTATCATTCAGTTGCTTTGCTGATATAGCTGCGCTAAACAAAGCGTGCGACTCACTGAGTGAGCAAGGTGCGCTAGGGATAAAGCGTATTGAAACCCGAATTATCCTTGCCCGAGAGAAGTTCTTCTTAGGTTATCCCTTAGCCCACTTAAAGTGGCTAGAGCAGGCTGAGATAGATAGCTAA
- a CDS encoding HlyD family secretion protein has protein sequence MQNIIETKSDYFRTKRSRIFWITLLLSLLTLTVIGFTFINNNMVPDTQLTVSVAEQPAQARGNGKVFAPERYVLSSTESGFIEQVYVSQGYRVQVGEPLIKIANPELFREFKEVQFEADDIFASVAYEQSQLALELDAIASDLAKARSELKGQRLEVDANQKLREYGIISAVKFEQLKLKVERAEMDVSNLLQRYNAYKKGYASQNAALQAKRKAAEEKVAYFKSRIDALTITSPIDGVVKELELAQGEAISVGNRVLEIVNDKALAADIAIPQYLGFKIDLNAVATIKSPNGEVEGTVDFVDPIVRDGAVMVRVKLPQDLPSWMSMGQSIEAAITTSSITHIAFVNKPKEYSHSEQWRVYRLVNGERVSTDITIISADQDNLFLTPGLNHGEQIVLVPNTTSSTFFD, from the coding sequence ATGCAAAATATCATAGAAACCAAGTCTGATTATTTCCGAACCAAAAGAAGTAGAATATTTTGGATAACGCTTCTACTTTCCTTGCTCACCCTCACCGTAATAGGTTTCACCTTCATTAACAATAACATGGTTCCTGACACCCAATTAACAGTGTCGGTAGCTGAGCAACCCGCTCAAGCAAGAGGTAATGGAAAAGTATTTGCGCCAGAACGCTATGTACTTTCATCCACAGAAAGTGGGTTTATCGAGCAGGTATATGTTAGCCAAGGTTACAGAGTGCAAGTTGGTGAACCTTTGATAAAAATTGCCAACCCTGAACTCTTTAGAGAGTTTAAAGAAGTGCAGTTTGAAGCCGATGACATTTTTGCGTCAGTCGCTTATGAGCAAAGTCAGCTAGCACTAGAGTTAGACGCGATAGCTTCCGACTTGGCCAAAGCGCGCTCTGAGTTAAAAGGTCAACGCCTAGAGGTAGATGCGAACCAAAAGCTAAGAGAATACGGCATTATATCCGCGGTCAAGTTCGAGCAACTGAAGTTAAAAGTAGAACGAGCAGAAATGGACGTTTCAAATTTATTGCAGCGCTACAATGCCTACAAGAAGGGGTACGCAAGCCAAAACGCAGCATTGCAAGCTAAACGAAAAGCAGCCGAAGAAAAAGTTGCTTATTTTAAATCCCGTATTGATGCGCTCACCATTACGTCTCCCATTGATGGTGTCGTAAAAGAACTTGAATTGGCACAAGGTGAAGCCATTTCGGTGGGAAACAGAGTACTTGAAATCGTTAATGACAAAGCACTTGCAGCTGACATTGCTATTCCACAATACTTGGGGTTTAAAATAGATCTTAATGCCGTGGCAACCATAAAGTCACCTAACGGTGAAGTGGAAGGCACGGTAGACTTTGTTGACCCTATCGTTAGGGATGGCGCTGTCATGGTCAGGGTAAAGTTGCCACAAGATCTACCCTCGTGGATGAGCATGGGGCAATCTATTGAAGCCGCTATCACGACCTCATCTATCACGCATATTGCTTTTGTCAACAAACCAAAAGAATACTCCCATTCGGAACAATGGAGAGTGTATCGACTGGTTAATGGCGAAAGAGTCAGCACAGACATTACCATTATAAGTGCAGACCAAGACAACCTCTTTCTCACGCCAGGTTTAAACCACGGGGAGCAGATAGTACTTGTGCCCAATACGACATCGTCGACTTTCTTTGATTAA